The DNA region TCAACATTCTTTTTGCCGTAATTTGAAAAAGAGGCTACTAACCTATCATCAAAATGACGTGTCATGGCACCTACTGTAATTACATTATCGGCAAACTCCATAACTTTGTCTTTTGAATCATTAGGAAAATTTTCGGCAGTATCAATATCGCTACCGTCGTTACCAGCTGCATGTACCAATAAAACATCTTTTTCTTCAGCATATTTAATAGCATCATAAACCCATTCTGCATTAGGCGAATAGCTTTTGCCAAAACTCATATTTACTACTTTTGCTCCGTTATCAACTGCATAACGTATTGCTAATGCTACATCTTTATCATATTCATCTCCATCAGGTACGGCTCTTAGTGACATAATTTTAACGTTATGGGCAACACCGTTCATGCCAACACCATTATTGCGTTCAGCGGCAATAATACCTGCAACATGTGTTCCGTGCATTTCGCCGTCTTTAGATCCGATAACATATGGGTTTCCATAATTGGTATCAGTTATGTCATAAGGATCGTCTCCAGCAACTCTACCGTTAAAATCTATTTTATATTGAGAATTTAACTGGTTGCTGTAATGGTTTATAATCTCGTTCAATTGCTTAAAAGCACCATCAACTGAGTCGCCTGAACTAATAATTCTCATTATAGTCATTCTACCTTGATTAAGCATCTGATCATCAAAATTAATTGCATTTAGGTTGTCCAAATTCATCTCTTTGTCTTTAAGAGTGGTTTTGAGAGTATCATTGGCTTTGACAATTAATTCTTTTATAGCTTTATATTGGTTTACCTGAGCTTCAGCACTTTTGTTTTTGTCGTCAATAATTTTCTTTAGTTTAGTAAACAATTTAAAATCGGCTTTATCGGATTCAGTAATGTCTTCGGCCGACTTTCCATCAAATTTTGGCATCCATTTTTTTACCATTCTGGTCATTTCCAATTGTTCGGGGTTTGTTGTGCCTTTTTCTCCACCTAAGAAATTCCAACCATTAATATCATCAACATAGCCATTATTATCATCATCTTTTTCGTTGCCAGCAACTTCATCTTCATTTACCCAAGCAACATCATCTAAATCTTCGTGCTCAATATCAATTCCAGAGTCAATTACACCGACAATTACAGTTTTACCTTGCTTATTTTTTAAAAAATCATAGGCTTTATCCAAACTAAGTCCAGGAATAGAATCAGTAAAAATATCCATATGCGGCCAAGCTTGTATTTCAGCTTCCGTCATTTTACCAAGTTTTGGTATTACTGTGTCAGTTGTTGTGGAAACCGCTACTTCAATTACTTCTTCGTTTGAAGTTGTTGTTGTAGTTTGGGTAGAACCACAACTAGTTATTAATATTGCAGTAATGGCAATAAAAGAAAATGTCTTTAAAATTCTCATAGTCAATAAATTAATTAAAAATTTCATTAAAAGTATATGTTTTATTTAGTCTCACTCCTTTTTCTGTATGTTTTACCGTACAAATTTCGTTATGAGCGTCATGCTCCAAAAAAAGCATAAAATTGTTGTCAGCCGCAATTTTTAAAAATGCTTGCTTTTCATCTAATGTTAATAAAGGTCTGGTGTCATAACCCATAACATAAGGCAGAGGAATATGCCCAACTGTAGGCAATAAATCTGCCATAAAAACCAAGGTTTGCCCTTTGTAATTGATGTGTGGAATCATTTGTTTTTCGGTATGACCATCTGCAAATAAAATGCCAAAATTTAATTCAGAGTTTTTGATATAAGGATTCTCTGATAGACTTATAAACTCCAATTGCCCACTTTCTTGTATGGGATTGATGTTTTCTTTTAAAAAGGAAGCTTTTTCCCTGGCATTAGGTTCTGTTGCCCATTGCCAATGGTTTTTATTGGACCAAAATTTAGCATTTTTAAAAGCGGGTTCATAGCCTGTCTTGTCTTTGTTAAATTGGATGCTTCCGCCACAATGATCAAAATGTAAATGTGTTAAAAACACATCCGTAATATCATTTTTGTGAAAGCCTAGTTTTGTTAAAGAAGTTTCTAATGTAGCATCTCCATATAAGTGATAGTAACCAAAGAACTTATCGGATTGTTTGTTGCCCAAACCAGTATCAATTAATATCAATCTGTCTCCGTCTTCAATTAACAAACTTCGCATACACATTTCAATCAGATTGTTCGCATCGGCAGGATTTGTTTTTTGCCATAACGTTTTTGGCACAACACCAAACATGGCTCCTCCATCTAGCTTAAAATTTCCAGTCTGAATAGGGTAAACCTTCATTTTTTTGTTAAAAGGCTACAAATATCCTTAAAATATGCCAAATAAATGTTAAATAAAATAGAAAAGTTTGGGTTAGAATAAGCTATTAGTTGCTAAGCTTTTGCATTTAAATTTTAGAAAAGTATAATGTTTAAAGAGAAAAGAGGCGTTGAGCGGATTCGAACCGCTGTAGGAGCTTTTGCAGAGCCCAGCCTAGCCACTCGGCCACAACGCCTTATTGTTTGTAAGAGTTTGCAAATTTAAACAAATTAATGGCTATACTACAAAATAATCGTTATTTTTTCCTTGACATTTTAATGGTTACAGAGGCTACGTTTCCACCTATTGGCGGATTGAGTTTTGAGACTTCTACAGTAGCTTTTTTAACAATAGGAATCTCCTTAATAATTTTCATTAAAATTTTATCGGCAACTGTTTCTAACAATTTAGTTCTGACTACCATTTCTTGTTTAACAATTTTATTAAGATGAACATAATCAACGGTGTCAGCCAAATTATCGGTTTTAGCAGATTTTGTGAGGTCAGTTTTTACAGTCAGATCAACACGGTATTCAGAACCGATTTTCCCTTCTTCATCTAGGCATCCATGATAGGCATAAAGTCTAATATTTCTAATTTTTATAACTCCCATTGGTCAAATTTTTTGGTAAATATAAATTAATATTGTTTCTTGTTCTATTGTAAAATCAACATTTTTATGAAAGCTCGTGAACTCTTTATATTAATAAGTATAGTAGTGGTAATTGCTATTGTAAGCCTCTCTTTTTTATGGCCTCCAATTTTATGGGGTTTTGTCCTTATTGCCCCGTTAATTTTAATGGGTGTGTTTGATATGCTTCAAAAGCATCATACTATAAGAAGAAATTTCCCCTTAATTGGCAGATTCAGATATGTGTTAGAGTCTATTAGACCTGAAATAATGCAATATTTTGTGGAAACAGATACTGAGGGCAGACCTTTAAACAGAATCTTAAGATCTTTAATATACAGACGAGCTAAAAAAGTAAATGATACAGAACCCTTTGGTACACAAATGAATTTATATCACTCGGGTTACGAATGGATGGATCATTCTATGTATGCCAAACAGAACCCTAAAGAAATTGGCAAATTCCCTAGATTGCTAATTGGTGGTGCAGATTGTAAACAACCTTATTCTTCTAGTCTATTGAATATTTCGGCAATGAGTTTTGGTTCTTTAAGTAAGAATGCGGTTATGGCGTTGAACAAGGGAGCTAAAATGGGAAATTTTGCACATAATACTGGGGAAGGTGGCTTAAGCCCTTACCATTTAAAATACGGAGGTGATTTAATTTGGCAAATTGGAACTGGATATTTTGGTTGTAGAAACGAAGATGGAACTTTTAATGAACAATCCTTTAGAGAAGGAGCATTAAAGCCTCAAGTAAAAATGATAGAAATAAAATTATCTCAAGGGGCAAAACCGGGACACGGAGGTATTTTACCAGCTTCAAAAAATACAGAAGAAATTGCTAAAATAAGACATGTAAAACCCCATGTAGCAGTTCATTCTCCTCCTGCACATTCAGCGTTTTCTAACCCAATAGAGTTTATGCACTTTATTAAAAAAGTACGTGAACTATCTGACGGCAAACCCATTGGATTTAAACTTTGCATTGGTAGAAAACAAGAATTTATGGATTTTTGCGAAGCCATGATCTGTACAGGAATTAAACCTGATTTTATTACTGTTGATGGAGGTGAAGGAGGTACTGGTGCGGCACCTGTGGAGTTTGCAAACTCCATTGGAATGCCTTTACGCGAAGGGCTGGTTTTTGTTGATGATACCTTAAGAGGGTTTGGTCTGAGGAAGGACATCAAAGTAATTGTTGCAGGTAAGATTATTACTGGTTTTCATATTGCAAGAGCCATTGCATTAGGAGCTGATGGATGTAATAGTGCAAGGGCTATGATGCTCTCAATTGGCTGCATTCAAGCGTTACAATGTAATAATAATACATGTCCAGTAGGTGTTGCTACGCAAAATAAATCATTAGTAAAAGGCTTGGTTGTAGATGATAAGGCCGTTAGGGCATTTAATTATCATGAAACCACAATTCATAGTTTTTTAGAATTAATTGCTGCCGCTGGATTAGATGGTCCTTATGATTTACGAAGAAAACACATCAATAAACGTGTAGGAATGTACAATGTACTTACTTATGATGAGATTTACCCACCTGTAAAAGAAGGGTCTTTACTTAGTTTAGAAACTATACCAGAAAGTTACCAAAAGTATTTTCAGCTTACAAGAATAATGTAATTATCAATAATTGGCATCACCGGGATAGTTTTTCATAAATTTTTCCGCCATATCAACCATGTTTTTACTACCACAGAAAAAAGGCACACGCTGGTGTAATTCTGTGGGTTTAATATCCATAATTCGCATATAT from Aureibaculum sp. 2308TA14-22 includes:
- a CDS encoding S8 family peptidase; this encodes MKFLINLLTMRILKTFSFIAITAILITSCGSTQTTTTTSNEEVIEVAVSTTTDTVIPKLGKMTEAEIQAWPHMDIFTDSIPGLSLDKAYDFLKNKQGKTVIVGVIDSGIDIEHEDLDDVAWVNEDEVAGNEKDDDNNGYVDDINGWNFLGGEKGTTNPEQLEMTRMVKKWMPKFDGKSAEDITESDKADFKLFTKLKKIIDDKNKSAEAQVNQYKAIKELIVKANDTLKTTLKDKEMNLDNLNAINFDDQMLNQGRMTIMRIISSGDSVDGAFKQLNEIINHYSNQLNSQYKIDFNGRVAGDDPYDITDTNYGNPYVIGSKDGEMHGTHVAGIIAAERNNGVGMNGVAHNVKIMSLRAVPDGDEYDKDVALAIRYAVDNGAKVVNMSFGKSYSPNAEWVYDAIKYAEEKDVLLVHAAGNDGSDIDTAENFPNDSKDKVMEFADNVITVGAMTRHFDDRLVASFSNYGKKNVDVFAPGLEIYSTVPKDKYESIQGTSMAAPEVAGIAALVRSYYPNLTAGQVKKIIMDSGIEFKNPVVRPGSESNKVMFENLSVSGKIVNAYNALVMAEKMSD
- a CDS encoding MBL fold metallo-hydrolase, translated to MKVYPIQTGNFKLDGGAMFGVVPKTLWQKTNPADANNLIEMCMRSLLIEDGDRLILIDTGLGNKQSDKFFGYYHLYGDATLETSLTKLGFHKNDITDVFLTHLHFDHCGGSIQFNKDKTGYEPAFKNAKFWSNKNHWQWATEPNAREKASFLKENINPIQESGQLEFISLSENPYIKNSELNFGILFADGHTEKQMIPHINYKGQTLVFMADLLPTVGHIPLPYVMGYDTRPLLTLDEKQAFLKIAADNNFMLFLEHDAHNEICTVKHTEKGVRLNKTYTFNEIFN
- the folB gene encoding dihydroneopterin aldolase, whose protein sequence is MGVIKIRNIRLYAYHGCLDEEGKIGSEYRVDLTVKTDLTKSAKTDNLADTVDYVHLNKIVKQEMVVRTKLLETVADKILMKIIKEIPIVKKATVEVSKLNPPIGGNVASVTIKMSRKK
- a CDS encoding FMN-binding glutamate synthase family protein: MKARELFILISIVVVIAIVSLSFLWPPILWGFVLIAPLILMGVFDMLQKHHTIRRNFPLIGRFRYVLESIRPEIMQYFVETDTEGRPLNRILRSLIYRRAKKVNDTEPFGTQMNLYHSGYEWMDHSMYAKQNPKEIGKFPRLLIGGADCKQPYSSSLLNISAMSFGSLSKNAVMALNKGAKMGNFAHNTGEGGLSPYHLKYGGDLIWQIGTGYFGCRNEDGTFNEQSFREGALKPQVKMIEIKLSQGAKPGHGGILPASKNTEEIAKIRHVKPHVAVHSPPAHSAFSNPIEFMHFIKKVRELSDGKPIGFKLCIGRKQEFMDFCEAMICTGIKPDFITVDGGEGGTGAAPVEFANSIGMPLREGLVFVDDTLRGFGLRKDIKVIVAGKIITGFHIARAIALGADGCNSARAMMLSIGCIQALQCNNNTCPVGVATQNKSLVKGLVVDDKAVRAFNYHETTIHSFLELIAAAGLDGPYDLRRKHINKRVGMYNVLTYDEIYPPVKEGSLLSLETIPESYQKYFQLTRIM